The nucleotide window tcgtatttaatacgtttatctattgttattactattattattgttactgctATATCAATGTATAGTACAACGGAATAATTAGTGCGCTTAATAAAAGTACTTTAaatcaatatataatatttcctcgtttcatagtttttaaattattttagaacatatattatttcgcaataacaatatatttgtgaatttgtatatataacctaataaaaatattattaattcaaattaaattaattattacataccattatactttgcattaatatgtaattgtatatgtttcacaaatttaacatatttcagttttagtcatttatacaatattatatatatattataacaataacgttaattttatataccaaGTTGTTTATAAGTATAACaaactataatattaaattttattaatatatttatattttttcttttaactatttaaaaaataatttatttgtgcctcaaaactataaagtttaaaaattaatagtgattaatctaatattatacctttatagtaaataaattaatgtatatagaacGATTTCtatcaatattaattaaaactttaacataaaattatactatatataatcgaaagttaaaaggatagtatgcatatatctataatgtaatttttatatattactaaaaatgttagatgcataaaacatattttatagataacgttaCATTGTCGaatatcgatcgatattttatgaatatctattattacagttcagttggataaTATGATttgaatcaaaataaatatgatacaaatcataagttttactaaataaaatatttcatcaaataaagaaacatattatgatatgcataattcaatatatctctgggttatcaaggcttatataataggcGATTATGATATCTCATAATGACTTCATATGTAgtcaatatctatattaatatatataatatagacattttattttaatcatattaaatcagGATGagcactcaattatatatattataatttataaaatatgttatgtaaCCCCTTTCATACTAATGACAGTATCCATTGGGGGGAtacatattttgaaaatcatctcatgattaaacatacgaaataatacatatattaaactaatgtttaaattataaaaaattaaatacaatataattcttagccctaacccgaatatgtgtcccacaacataaaaactatataaaaattatgcaaaaattacttcccaatagacagtttcttaaaatatataaatcattattactattcctgaaatagtcactctcttcgaattatatattaatgattcattttcttctttatattttttattttttcttttaaatattgtttttgagctcgtttccgaaatccaaatagcgaatactaatataaaaatgataaacgaattatttttttgttaacttttgcatatatataatgaaaataatattttaattccttattatttaccttataagaaattcctaaaaaaaatgctattgcaccaaatatcgataaaactgtaaGTAATTTGTTTGTTCCCGatgaacttgatgatgtCTCTCCAGATGTTAGTGCATAAATGTTTGCTGTTATCTCTGGAAGCGGTTGATCATTTTTACATTTAGTTTTTAAATGATCATAATTAGTTGATAAACTAGACAATATTTGTCTATATGTACTGTCATCTGTATTATTAGAATATGCATTAAGTtcttgatattttttaacaaattcatTCGCATTATCTGACAAGTTTTTGACATTTGTATTCGTTGAAATATCACCATAAATACTACATAATagtttaaatgcatcataaaatttagacagattttgaatattaatattcaaCAAATCTTTTCGTTCTTCAATGAAGTCCTTAAGTTCTGTAAATTTATAGGCACTATTtgtaaattcattatatttacCACTATCAATTACATGTTTAGTATAATAATCGTATATTTTGGTGGACTCGGATACTGATTTTTGCTTTAATTTGTAACTAAACCATGAAATcatatgcataaaaaatgcattaatactattttcattagttttatttttgaatgCAGAATAACATTCTTCAAGTAACCATAAAAATCCAGCCGTAATTTTACCTAGATCATTATCGCATTCATTTTTTCCAGAATTTGTATTAGGGCAATACTTTTTGAATTTTTCATGATCTTTAAGTTCAGATTTTGGTGTATCGCTTAAATCATCGGGTAAATACGTcctcaaaaaaataaattttccaCACTGAAaaaccatttaaaaaaagttgataaaaatatgtattaagaaAATGTTATCAAAATACAACTTAATGAGGTTTAtaggaaatataatatcaaaaagtGTATATACTAGATCATCATTCATTATGatggaatataatttataatatctaGGTTAAGGGGGtatcatattatatgtatatatactaaaataagtaatacaattatttaatCCTATATACAGCAATTATctgtagataaaaatatttttattattcttaatttaaatttaatataatattattactaaaagaatattctatttttgtttatgGTAGTTAGATAAATTGCCTTATTTTGAGGGGGGGGggttaatacattttttatcatatgtatatatatatacaaatttgcATAAATTGATATCCTTAATAATACTATATgaacattattataaaaattaaagtaaCATTGTAATGGGTTTAGAATATATCTtcttatacatatgctttaatatagaaaataaacatCATTTCTtgtgttttaataaatggtgCTCCAAAACTAATATTCtgaaaaaatcgaaacaattaagaaatatattattataataatacttaaaagtatataaatagtgattttttaaaatatataaattttatatacttttttcttataatatataataaagttttttctaaaattataacatttacaaaataagttgcattgttcccttttttaattgcatatacataattttaatattatttttatttaatatatatcaattccaattatatttaacattttcaataactttatttttattcctatataattaaatttagaaatataccttattagataattttataatatattttgcacatatttctcacggtttaaaacgacaattagcactggtcccgtatttat belongs to Plasmodium yoelii strain 17X genome assembly, chromosome: 11 and includes:
- a CDS encoding PIR protein; amino-acid sequence: MNDDLCGKFIFLRTYLPDDLSDTPKSELKDHEKFKKYCPNTNSGKNECDNDLGKITAGFLWLLEECYSAFKNKTNENSINAFFMHMISWFSYKLKQKSVSESTKIYDYYTKHVIDSGKYNEFTNSAYKFTELKDFIEERKDLLNINIQNLSKFYDAFKLLCSIYGDISTNTNVKNLSDNANEFVKKYQELNAYSNNTDDSTYRQILSSLSTNYDHLKTKCKNDQPLPEITANIYALTSGETSSSSSGTNKLLTVLSIFGAIAFFLGISYKYSLFGFRKRAQKQYLKEKIKNIKKKMNH